The proteins below are encoded in one region of Reichenbachiella sp. 5M10:
- a CDS encoding glycoside hydrolase family 16 protein — protein MMRFYIPLLMAFLFLFSCEEEEGQTDLTNPSNLDVEVTIADDLSGRVDVLATGDNVTQYQYYMGEDPDSYEFSLDGKLTYTYTAFGIYEIEVRAYGESGRYISKTQEVNIQIGEEGGPIDLEDGYSTPTSYEGMDLVWHDEFNGTSLNSSDWSYETGTGSNGWGNNELQYYRQENTTVGEGVLTITAKKESFQGREYTSSRLVTAKKQEFTYGRVDIRALLPKGQGLWPALWMLGANYQTVTWPACGEIDIMELVGGTDRDDEVHGTVHWEHGGNYASYGKGTKLSSGVFADEYHVFSIVWDESKITWYVDDKQFNVIDTTSDELSEFHHDYFFIMNIAVGGNWPGSPNASTVFPQTMKVDYIRMFQKSE, from the coding sequence ATGATGAGATTCTACATACCTCTATTGATGGCCTTCCTATTTCTGTTTTCTTGTGAAGAAGAGGAGGGGCAAACAGATTTGACCAATCCTTCCAATCTAGACGTTGAAGTGACCATCGCCGATGACCTATCTGGGCGAGTCGATGTCCTCGCTACGGGCGACAATGTGACCCAGTATCAGTATTATATGGGCGAAGATCCAGACTCCTACGAATTTAGCTTGGATGGCAAATTGACGTATACCTATACGGCGTTTGGCATCTACGAGATTGAGGTGAGAGCCTATGGGGAGTCAGGGCGCTATATCAGCAAAACACAAGAAGTCAACATTCAAATTGGAGAAGAAGGAGGTCCTATCGACCTGGAAGATGGGTATTCGACTCCTACATCGTACGAAGGGATGGATCTGGTGTGGCACGATGAGTTCAACGGGACTAGTCTCAATAGTTCGGATTGGAGCTATGAGACAGGGACTGGCAGCAACGGCTGGGGCAACAACGAGCTTCAGTATTATCGTCAAGAAAACACGACGGTTGGCGAAGGGGTATTGACCATCACAGCCAAGAAGGAATCTTTTCAGGGACGAGAGTATACTTCGTCGAGATTGGTGACTGCCAAGAAGCAAGAGTTCACTTACGGGAGAGTAGACATTAGAGCTTTGTTGCCCAAAGGACAGGGTCTGTGGCCGGCACTATGGATGCTAGGCGCCAATTATCAGACTGTCACTTGGCCGGCTTGTGGGGAGATCGACATCATGGAGTTGGTCGGTGGCACGGACAGAGATGATGAAGTCCACGGGACTGTCCACTGGGAGCATGGAGGCAACTATGCCAGCTATGGCAAAGGAACCAAACTGTCATCTGGGGTTTTTGCGGACGAATACCATGTGTTTTCGATCGTATGGGATGAGAGTAAAATCACTTGGTATGTCGACGACAAGCAGTTCAATGTAATTGATACCACGTCAGATGAGCTGAGTGAGTTTCACCATGATTATTTCTTCATCATGAATATCGCCGTAGGAGGCAACTGGCCTGGAAGTCCAAATGCATCGACGGTGTTTCCACAGACGATGAAGGTGGACTACATCAGGATGTTTCAAAAGAGTGAGTAA
- a CDS encoding family 16 glycosylhydrolase translates to MRSRLNCFLIVGLVSLGACVSSSESKGKKYSMLVWSDEFDYTGVPDTTKWTYDLGNGCPSSCGWGNNELQQYTDDPSNAYVEEGKLKIVLRQDSVSDSLFTSARLLSTGNRGWRYGRFVLRAKLPSALGTWSALWMLPTEWTYGGWPHSGEIDIMENVGYDPDSIVSATHTAMYNGAQGTQKHRAIAVPDCDTTFHNYILEWDEEEYRVYVDERLFFTYQNEGSSSAQWPYDQYFRLIMNIAYGGNWGGLMGIEPAALPVTMEVDYVRVYQ, encoded by the coding sequence ATGAGGAGTAGACTGAATTGCTTTTTGATCGTAGGACTCGTCAGTTTGGGTGCTTGTGTATCATCTAGTGAGAGCAAGGGTAAGAAGTACAGCATGTTGGTGTGGTCGGATGAGTTTGATTACACGGGGGTGCCTGATACGACCAAATGGACCTATGATTTGGGAAATGGTTGTCCAAGCTCGTGTGGCTGGGGCAACAATGAATTGCAGCAATACACCGATGACCCATCCAACGCCTACGTGGAAGAGGGCAAATTGAAGATTGTATTGCGTCAGGATAGTGTGAGCGATAGCCTATTTACTTCAGCGAGACTGTTGTCTACAGGCAACAGAGGGTGGAGATACGGTCGCTTTGTGTTGAGAGCAAAACTACCTTCAGCTCTAGGGACCTGGTCTGCACTATGGATGCTCCCGACCGAATGGACGTACGGGGGATGGCCACATAGTGGTGAGATCGACATCATGGAGAATGTCGGATATGACCCAGACAGTATTGTGTCAGCTACGCATACCGCTATGTACAATGGTGCGCAAGGTACACAAAAGCATAGGGCGATAGCTGTACCAGATTGTGATACTACTTTTCACAACTACATCTTGGAATGGGACGAAGAGGAATACAGAGTCTATGTAGATGAGCGGTTATTTTTTACTTATCAAAACGAAGGCTCTTCATCGGCTCAATGGCCCTATGACCAGTATTTTCGACTGATCATGAACATCGCCTATGGGGGCAACTGGGGAGGCTTGATGGGCATAGAGCCCGCAGCACTTCCGGTCACAATGGAAGTGGATTATGTAAGAGTATATCAATGA
- a CDS encoding TonB-dependent receptor, whose protein sequence is MNKRIQNFLAVMLMTLMASQVFAQGRSISGVVRDASNGETIPGATVIVEGTANGTVTDIDGRYTLSISGEAEKVVVSFVGYEPLELPIGGRSIIDAELQISLTELTEVVVIGYGTQSKKVVTGAIASVSAKQITSTPILRVEQALQGRTAGVQVTNLSGQPGEAPTVRIRGAGTTGDASPIYVVDGMVVGGIDYLNPGDIESMDVLKDAASAAIYGARAANGVVLITTKSGEEGRMNVTYSGYYGMQNAAKTIDMLNAEQYRMMQNEGARNGGLDEPFDLAQLPAHDTDWQEELFTKNAPMSNHEIQVTGGSEKSSFASSLSAFSQQGIIGGEKSQFDRYTARFNSRQHVTSWFNFGNNLAYTHKTTRGISSNTSFGGAYSSALNLDPLTPLTEQDPDILSQSPYASEPVLYADNGFPYGISTNVGSEIVNPIALIDNQHGEWNEDKLVGGIYAEFIPVKGLTIKTAYSIDLAIGINSNFTPLFYLNGSQGNLERTSVSKEAQRWFNWQWDNTITYSKKINEHNFSVLFGTSAQERTWENVGGSKDKVPLTDYDHVYIDQAQDTVANAWGGATEDALYSYFGRITYDFKDRYSVTAILRRDGSSKFGDNNKYGYFPSLGVAWVLSDEAFMQNIGPINLLKFRASWGINGNESIPRFRYASPMNYTRGYTLDGGYGVGASPAYAANADIQWEESIQLDLAIDFGLFENRLTGTVDVYNKTTNKLLYNPPTQPHAGIAPPYQNVGSVENKGIEMSLDFRNAAGELNYSIGANATYNKNEMLKIDGTGNANIPGASWAVAGPVTNTIEGEPISYFYGYKTDGIFQSNAEVFQHIGPKGEPLQPNAVPGDVRFVDLNGDGILDDKDRTKIGNPTPDWTFGFNGSLDYKGVDFSFLFTGTLGNDIFAGQQRRDLRYTNMPTDMLDRWTVDNPSTSTPRFTWTDTNNNSRVSDLYIEDGSYLRLKNIQVGYTLPSSILDRIGANTWRFYVSAENVITLTNYSGADPEIGAMSAFDIAIDRGVYPQARTFRVGTSITF, encoded by the coding sequence ATGAATAAACGTATACAGAATTTTTTAGCAGTCATGCTGATGACCTTGATGGCGTCTCAAGTATTCGCGCAAGGAAGGAGCATTTCGGGTGTCGTCCGTGACGCATCCAACGGGGAGACCATCCCTGGCGCGACGGTTATCGTCGAAGGGACGGCCAACGGTACAGTCACAGATATAGATGGACGCTACACTTTGAGTATTTCGGGGGAAGCTGAGAAGGTGGTCGTTTCCTTTGTGGGCTATGAGCCGCTGGAGCTACCTATCGGCGGGCGCTCGATCATCGATGCAGAGCTTCAGATTTCTTTGACCGAACTCACAGAGGTAGTCGTGATAGGCTATGGGACACAAAGTAAAAAAGTGGTGACTGGAGCCATAGCCAGTGTGTCGGCCAAGCAAATCACATCGACACCAATTTTGCGCGTGGAGCAAGCGCTGCAAGGACGAACGGCAGGGGTCCAGGTGACCAACCTGTCAGGACAGCCGGGTGAAGCTCCCACAGTACGAATCAGGGGAGCAGGTACCACGGGAGATGCCAGTCCGATCTATGTCGTAGACGGCATGGTGGTCGGGGGGATCGACTACCTCAACCCGGGTGATATCGAAAGCATGGATGTATTGAAAGATGCGGCTTCTGCAGCGATCTATGGAGCAAGAGCAGCCAATGGAGTCGTACTGATCACGACCAAATCAGGAGAAGAGGGAAGAATGAACGTCACCTACTCGGGCTACTATGGCATGCAAAATGCCGCCAAGACCATCGACATGCTCAATGCAGAGCAGTACCGCATGATGCAAAACGAAGGGGCTCGAAACGGCGGGTTGGATGAGCCCTTTGATCTCGCTCAACTCCCAGCACATGATACCGATTGGCAAGAGGAGTTATTCACGAAAAATGCCCCTATGAGTAATCATGAGATACAAGTGACAGGTGGGTCTGAAAAGTCGTCTTTTGCATCTTCCTTGTCCGCCTTCTCGCAGCAGGGAATCATCGGAGGAGAAAAATCACAGTTCGACCGATACACGGCTAGGTTCAATTCTAGACAGCATGTGACGTCTTGGTTTAATTTTGGCAACAACCTCGCCTATACGCACAAGACCACTAGAGGGATCTCGAGCAATACCTCGTTTGGTGGAGCATACAGTTCCGCACTCAACTTGGATCCTTTGACTCCTTTGACAGAGCAAGACCCAGATATTTTGTCTCAGAGTCCCTATGCTAGCGAACCCGTACTCTATGCAGACAATGGTTTCCCTTATGGGATCTCTACCAACGTAGGATCAGAGATTGTCAATCCGATTGCCTTGATAGACAATCAGCACGGCGAATGGAATGAAGACAAACTGGTTGGAGGTATTTATGCCGAGTTTATCCCTGTCAAGGGCTTGACCATCAAAACGGCTTACTCGATTGATTTGGCGATAGGGATCAACAGTAATTTTACACCTCTGTTTTACCTCAACGGATCACAGGGCAATCTCGAAAGAACCAGTGTCAGCAAAGAGGCTCAAAGATGGTTCAACTGGCAGTGGGACAACACCATTACCTATTCCAAGAAGATCAATGAGCACAACTTCTCGGTGCTGTTTGGGACCTCTGCACAAGAGCGGACTTGGGAAAATGTAGGAGGCTCCAAAGACAAAGTGCCGTTGACAGACTACGATCACGTGTACATCGATCAGGCACAGGACACAGTGGCCAATGCTTGGGGAGGTGCTACCGAAGACGCCCTGTATTCGTATTTTGGTAGAATCACCTATGATTTCAAAGACCGCTATTCTGTGACAGCTATTTTGAGACGAGACGGATCGAGCAAGTTTGGTGACAACAACAAGTACGGCTACTTCCCATCTTTAGGCGTGGCGTGGGTACTGAGCGATGAGGCATTTATGCAAAACATAGGGCCAATCAATTTGCTGAAATTCCGTGCTTCGTGGGGGATCAATGGCAATGAATCCATTCCTAGATTTAGATATGCTTCGCCGATGAACTACACACGAGGCTATACTTTAGATGGTGGCTATGGAGTGGGCGCATCTCCAGCCTATGCTGCGAATGCAGACATTCAGTGGGAGGAATCCATTCAACTGGATTTGGCGATTGATTTTGGGCTCTTCGAAAACCGTCTGACGGGGACAGTTGATGTCTACAACAAGACGACCAATAAACTGCTGTACAATCCTCCGACTCAGCCACATGCGGGTATTGCTCCTCCCTACCAAAATGTAGGGTCTGTGGAGAACAAAGGGATAGAGATGTCTTTGGATTTTAGAAATGCGGCTGGAGAGCTGAACTACTCGATAGGAGCCAATGCTACGTACAACAAGAATGAAATGCTCAAAATAGACGGGACGGGCAATGCCAACATCCCAGGGGCGAGTTGGGCAGTAGCAGGGCCTGTGACCAATACCATCGAGGGAGAGCCTATTTCTTACTTTTATGGCTACAAAACTGACGGTATATTCCAGAGCAATGCGGAGGTGTTTCAGCACATCGGCCCCAAAGGGGAACCTCTCCAACCCAACGCTGTGCCAGGGGATGTTCGCTTTGTAGACCTCAATGGAGATGGAATCTTGGACGACAAGGACCGCACCAAAATCGGAAATCCTACACCAGACTGGACCTTTGGATTCAATGGTTCGTTGGATTACAAAGGAGTGGATTTCTCCTTCCTGTTTACAGGGACGTTGGGCAATGATATTTTTGCAGGCCAGCAGCGACGTGATTTGCGCTATACCAACATGCCGACAGACATGTTGGACAGATGGACTGTGGACAACCCTAGTACAAGTACTCCGCGGTTCACCTGGACCGATACCAACAACAACAGCAGAGTTTCAGACTTGTACATCGAAGATGGGTCCTATCTGAGACTGAAAAACATCCAAGTAGGCTACACTTTGCCAAGCAGTATTCTGGATAGAATAGGCGCCAACACCTGGAGGTTCTATGTGTCTGCCGAAAACGTGATCACCCTCACCAACTACAGCGGTGCGGATCCAGAGATCGGTGCGATGAGTGCATTCGATATTGCGATCGATCGTGGGGTGTATCCTCAAGCGAGGACTTTTAGAGTGGGGACATCCATTACATTTTAA
- a CDS encoding triple tyrosine motif-containing protein has translation MNKVTTSQLCSFLLFLSIFSHSAIAHDYKGVPFITTYSPKEYEAGMQNNDLLQDQRGLIYIANNYGLLEYDGSRWRIYSVSNGTKVRSVSLHANGSIYVGAQNQFGYFFPNPEGRMTYHSLSDLLPSPQQQVGEVWKCYVIEENIYFCTDTHIYKYDGETVTIEAQDIEIGSSFVANNQLYIYQENKGLTFIEKGHQIMVYGSEVFSDQRIAGLIPLANDRLLVCTEEHGLYYYNGSKFETWKVDANHVLRSVFIQTVLPLSNHMLAIGTRSNGIFLISNEGEILSKLDKERGFNNKTIFGLMEDEFGNLWVGQNNGLAKIELSSPFTYINQQFDLEGAGYCSYSNQDGLYLGTNNGLYLINNKKTPPYTLNDYHTSKPMNGQIYSIRGFENKILLGHEDGATFLDQGVADRFSTTEGAWKFIVPQNNPSLLLEGNYLGMKVYHKQNEQWKSEGLLDGLRESSRVFIEDVDGSIWMTHGYKGVFKIYPAADYSKIDSVRFYDDRNGFATNRLINIFSINNENIFCSGQGIYRYDKEHDSFVLHDKFTALFGPKIHIREMQEDANGNIYFIASNFSGVLIKDKFNNYSMDTKVFNKIHSKLNDDLEDISVLDFGNVLFGAHEGFIHFDPQKKSILLNPIKVLIRRVFSTNDDRILFDGSFQKDGKIVTNQPTHSDPEFSYDTNSVLFQFSSTFIDEDMKTEYSYRLEGFEKDWSLWTTNTEKEYTNLREGAYEFIVKAKNIYDVESEVARFRFSINPPWYRTKLAYVLFFILFAGSISAIIISQNLVHKKEKKVMKMTQKRELIRKDNEMVELSEKSKTEIMKLKNENLELEINTKNKELASSTMNLIDKNQLLSGLKNDIKQILDQDKKNSNTRALKEMLKKIDRSISHDDEWEHFQQYFDQVHGDFTTRLRQEYANLSPQEVKLSNYLRMSLSTKEIAQLMNITTRGVEIARYRLRKKLNLDREVNLSEFIGRF, from the coding sequence ATGAACAAAGTGACTACATCACAGCTGTGCTCCTTCCTGTTATTCCTATCCATTTTCAGCCATTCGGCTATTGCCCATGATTACAAGGGGGTTCCTTTCATCACTACCTATTCTCCCAAAGAATACGAAGCGGGCATGCAAAACAACGACCTCCTCCAAGACCAAAGAGGTCTCATCTATATCGCCAACAACTACGGGCTGCTCGAATACGACGGCAGTCGCTGGCGTATCTACTCCGTCAGCAACGGTACCAAGGTAAGATCCGTCTCCTTGCATGCCAACGGCAGCATATATGTAGGCGCTCAAAATCAGTTTGGCTATTTTTTTCCCAATCCAGAAGGCAGGATGACCTACCACTCTCTCTCCGACTTACTCCCCAGTCCTCAGCAGCAAGTCGGAGAGGTTTGGAAATGCTACGTCATCGAAGAAAACATCTACTTCTGCACCGACACCCACATCTACAAATACGACGGAGAGACAGTCACTATTGAAGCACAAGACATTGAAATCGGGTCGTCTTTTGTCGCCAACAATCAGCTTTATATTTATCAAGAAAACAAAGGATTGACCTTCATCGAGAAAGGCCATCAAATCATGGTCTATGGCAGTGAAGTATTCTCAGACCAGCGCATCGCAGGCTTGATCCCCTTGGCCAACGACAGGCTATTGGTATGTACCGAAGAGCATGGACTCTACTATTACAACGGCAGCAAATTCGAAACATGGAAAGTAGACGCCAACCACGTATTGCGCTCCGTCTTTATCCAAACAGTACTCCCCCTGTCCAACCATATGCTGGCTATAGGCACGCGTAGCAACGGCATTTTCCTTATCAGCAATGAAGGTGAAATTCTTTCGAAGCTGGACAAAGAAAGGGGATTCAACAACAAAACCATCTTTGGTCTGATGGAGGACGAGTTTGGCAACCTATGGGTCGGACAAAACAACGGACTGGCCAAAATCGAACTCTCCTCTCCTTTCACATACATCAACCAACAATTCGATCTCGAAGGCGCAGGATACTGCAGCTACTCCAACCAAGATGGGCTCTATCTAGGGACCAACAACGGGCTCTACTTGATCAACAACAAAAAGACCCCTCCCTATACCCTCAACGACTACCACACAAGCAAGCCCATGAATGGACAAATCTATTCGATCCGAGGATTTGAAAACAAAATTCTACTTGGTCATGAAGATGGCGCTACTTTCTTGGACCAAGGAGTGGCCGACCGGTTTTCGACGACCGAAGGTGCTTGGAAGTTCATCGTCCCTCAAAACAACCCCTCGCTACTCCTAGAGGGCAATTACTTGGGCATGAAAGTCTACCACAAGCAAAACGAACAATGGAAAAGCGAAGGCTTACTCGATGGACTCAGGGAGTCCTCCCGCGTATTTATCGAAGACGTGGATGGATCGATATGGATGACGCATGGCTACAAGGGGGTATTCAAAATCTACCCCGCAGCAGACTACAGCAAAATCGACTCAGTCCGGTTCTATGATGACAGAAATGGTTTTGCCACCAATCGACTCATCAATATCTTTAGCATCAACAACGAAAACATCTTCTGCTCGGGCCAAGGGATCTACCGCTACGACAAAGAGCACGACTCCTTTGTCTTACACGACAAATTCACCGCGCTGTTTGGACCCAAAATCCACATTCGTGAAATGCAAGAAGATGCCAACGGCAACATCTACTTCATCGCGTCGAATTTTTCGGGTGTCCTGATCAAAGACAAATTCAACAACTACAGCATGGACACCAAAGTATTCAACAAAATCCACAGCAAATTGAACGACGACTTGGAAGACATCTCAGTATTGGATTTTGGCAATGTACTATTCGGTGCTCACGAAGGCTTCATTCATTTTGACCCACAAAAAAAATCGATCCTATTAAACCCCATCAAAGTATTGATTCGCCGTGTTTTTTCGACCAATGATGACCGAATCCTCTTCGATGGGAGTTTCCAAAAAGATGGCAAAATAGTAACCAATCAGCCGACCCATTCGGATCCCGAGTTTAGCTACGACACAAACTCCGTCCTCTTCCAGTTCAGCTCTACTTTCATAGACGAGGACATGAAAACAGAATACAGCTACCGCCTCGAGGGATTCGAGAAAGACTGGTCACTATGGACAACCAATACCGAAAAAGAATACACCAATCTACGAGAAGGGGCTTACGAATTCATCGTCAAAGCCAAAAACATCTATGACGTAGAAAGCGAAGTGGCTCGTTTTCGATTCAGCATCAACCCTCCATGGTACCGCACCAAGTTGGCCTATGTGCTATTCTTCATCCTCTTCGCGGGAAGCATCAGTGCCATCATCATTTCCCAAAACCTGGTCCACAAAAAAGAAAAAAAGGTCATGAAAATGACTCAGAAAAGAGAACTCATACGCAAAGACAACGAAATGGTCGAACTATCCGAAAAATCAAAAACGGAGATCATGAAGCTCAAAAATGAAAACTTAGAACTAGAGATCAATACCAAAAACAAAGAGCTGGCCAGTTCTACCATGAACTTGATTGACAAAAACCAACTGCTATCAGGACTCAAAAACGACATCAAACAAATCCTAGACCAAGACAAGAAAAATAGCAACACCCGAGCCCTCAAAGAAATGCTAAAAAAGATCGACCGCAGCATATCACATGATGATGAATGGGAGCATTTCCAACAGTACTTTGATCAAGTACACGGAGATTTCACCACGCGGCTCAGGCAGGAGTACGCCAACCTATCTCCGCAAGAGGTCAAGCTATCCAACTATCTCCGAATGAGTCTCTCTACCAAGGAGATTGCACAATTGATGAATATCACG
- a CDS encoding PKD domain-containing protein → MKKTRLIYGLMSMMIMGIVMMGCSTDDGGEPEAKDPIASFQVEIDEADFFEATFSNFSQNATSYTWDFGDEVGTSTEENPVYTYLAGGTYTVTLTAANDAGVEAEFSSDVTVTDPDEQLTLLSGVTSKTWKLLREGAALGIGPAEATWYSWWTLSNDGSRNCLFDDEFTYHRDGTFEYQAAGTFWGEADYYAESDKADLNENCVEESAANLTVDGVDYSAWLSSDTHSYEYSSSEGTITLTGAGAWMGLYKLGSTTYNPKGTTPPSSTSFSAVLADGGDSGVDTLTIGFQYEAEYWRAIYVSYANAADEPAMGVKEEVEEVETVIDAVNIDLESDAFSFGGFGSASPSIVDNPVSGGINTSAKVGQVDETDGAEGWSGISTNLGGKVDFSTKQTFKMKVYSPAAGTIVKFKLESSANAADNKEIDVTTTVANEWEELSFTFAAEDTEKWDVMALFFDFQTVNKEGARVHYFDDIILE, encoded by the coding sequence ATGAAAAAAACAAGACTAATTTACGGACTCATGTCAATGATGATCATGGGCATTGTTATGATGGGATGTTCTACCGATGATGGGGGCGAACCCGAAGCAAAAGACCCGATAGCCAGCTTTCAAGTAGAGATAGACGAAGCGGATTTCTTTGAAGCGACTTTTAGCAATTTCTCTCAAAATGCCACGAGCTATACTTGGGATTTCGGTGATGAGGTGGGCACCTCTACCGAGGAGAATCCAGTCTACACGTATCTCGCAGGTGGTACATATACGGTGACTTTGACAGCTGCCAACGATGCGGGTGTTGAAGCCGAGTTTTCTTCAGACGTGACCGTGACGGATCCAGACGAGCAATTGACACTGTTGTCAGGAGTTACATCAAAGACGTGGAAGCTGTTAAGAGAAGGAGCCGCACTGGGGATAGGCCCGGCAGAAGCTACTTGGTACTCATGGTGGACTTTGAGCAATGACGGATCAAGAAATTGTTTGTTTGATGACGAGTTTACCTACCACAGAGATGGAACCTTCGAATACCAAGCCGCTGGCACTTTCTGGGGTGAAGCTGATTATTATGCAGAGTCTGACAAGGCAGACTTGAACGAGAACTGTGTCGAGGAGTCCGCAGCTAATCTGACTGTCGATGGGGTAGACTACAGTGCATGGTTATCTTCTGATACCCATAGTTATGAGTATAGCTCATCGGAAGGCACGATTACACTTACAGGTGCAGGTGCATGGATGGGCTTGTACAAGTTGGGGTCTACTACTTACAATCCCAAAGGAACTACACCTCCTTCTAGTACTTCATTTTCGGCTGTTTTGGCTGATGGAGGAGATTCAGGGGTGGATACCTTGACGATAGGGTTTCAATATGAGGCCGAATATTGGAGAGCGATTTACGTGAGTTATGCCAACGCAGCAGATGAGCCTGCAATGGGAGTGAAAGAAGAAGTCGAAGAGGTAGAGACTGTGATTGATGCAGTGAACATTGACCTAGAGTCTGATGCATTTAGCTTTGGTGGATTTGGAAGTGCCTCACCGAGTATCGTTGACAACCCAGTATCAGGCGGTATCAATACTTCGGCCAAAGTAGGTCAAGTAGACGAAACTGATGGTGCAGAAGGTTGGTCAGGGATTTCGACCAACCTAGGAGGAAAGGTAGATTTCAGTACCAAGCAAACCTTCAAAATGAAAGTCTACTCTCCAGCGGCGGGTACCATCGTGAAGTTCAAATTGGAAAGTAGCGCAAACGCTGCGGACAACAAGGAGATCGATGTGACAACTACAGTCGCCAATGAGTGGGAAGAGCTGAGCTTTACTTTCGCAGCAGAAGACACAGAAAAGTGGGATGTCATGGCATTGTTTTTTGATTTCCAAACGGTGAACAAAGAGGGTGCACGTGTACACTACTTTGATGATATCATTCTAGAATAA